The proteins below come from a single Salinilacihabitans rarus genomic window:
- a CDS encoding ABC transporter substrate-binding protein — translation MADGPPPTTRRRLLAGLGATASAAVAGCSERLWSRAETSPPERVSLSIKTVPTDEDVVAAKISNQLIENLRAAGIEANPEPMAEDELYREVLVDHEYDLFVARHPGFDEFDALRPLLHSKFVSERGWQNPFSFSNPTVDEHLEEQLTERGYDRLAAFSDLFEHLQDTAPYTAVTFPDHLCAANGLDTLSTAPRRPLEYIELLSTPPADEDRDEPLRVGVSGDGAFDRLNPIVVTRNDVRIALGLLYDPLARIVDGDLVPWLAETVDWSRRESSLRATMTLREDARWHDGEPIDADDVAFTVRFLADTSLGNHEGGVPAPRFRGRGTLIDEVTVEDPRTVRYRFETTSPTVARRALTIPLLPRHVWEPESELVADYRTAALARANENPVGSGLFAFESRTDDGIALEPFDDHALLDGRSELLAEFPAYDGLEFVVEPSAGTAVESLENGDLDLVGSPLPPGEFERLGDDVTPLSAPTRTFYVIGYNLRHPELSNHRFRRIVSRLVDREYVAEEFSLGHARPAATHSAVVGVEPDTWEFPQSAGVATFPGSDGRVDVDLVRSLFEEAGYRYDDDGSLLV, via the coding sequence ATGGCCGACGGCCCTCCACCGACGACGCGACGTCGCCTGCTCGCCGGCCTCGGAGCGACGGCGTCGGCGGCCGTCGCCGGCTGTTCGGAGCGCCTCTGGTCGCGAGCGGAGACCTCGCCGCCCGAGCGCGTCTCCCTGAGCATCAAGACGGTCCCCACCGACGAGGACGTCGTCGCCGCGAAGATCTCGAACCAGTTGATCGAGAACCTCCGCGCGGCGGGCATCGAGGCGAACCCCGAGCCGATGGCCGAGGACGAACTCTACCGCGAGGTCCTCGTCGACCACGAGTACGACCTCTTCGTCGCCCGCCACCCGGGGTTCGACGAGTTCGACGCCCTGCGGCCGCTGTTGCACTCGAAGTTCGTGAGCGAGCGGGGGTGGCAAAACCCCTTCAGCTTCTCGAACCCGACCGTCGACGAGCACCTCGAAGAGCAGTTGACCGAGCGGGGCTACGACCGACTGGCCGCCTTCTCGGACCTCTTCGAGCACCTGCAGGATACCGCGCCGTACACCGCCGTCACGTTCCCCGACCACCTCTGTGCGGCAAACGGCCTCGACACGCTTTCGACCGCCCCGCGACGGCCCCTCGAGTACATCGAACTCCTGTCGACCCCGCCGGCGGACGAGGACCGCGACGAGCCCCTCCGCGTCGGCGTGTCCGGCGACGGGGCGTTCGACCGGCTGAACCCGATCGTCGTCACCCGAAACGACGTCAGGATCGCCCTCGGGTTGCTGTACGACCCCCTCGCCCGGATCGTCGACGGCGACCTCGTCCCGTGGCTCGCGGAGACGGTCGACTGGAGCCGTCGCGAGAGTTCCCTGCGGGCGACGATGACGCTCCGCGAGGACGCCCGCTGGCACGACGGGGAGCCGATCGACGCCGACGACGTCGCGTTTACCGTCCGGTTTCTCGCGGACACGTCGCTTGGCAACCACGAGGGCGGCGTCCCCGCACCGCGGTTTCGCGGCCGCGGGACGCTGATCGACGAGGTGACCGTCGAGGACCCCCGGACGGTCCGGTACCGCTTCGAGACTACCTCGCCGACCGTCGCCCGGCGCGCGCTGACGATCCCGCTCTTGCCCCGGCACGTCTGGGAGCCGGAGTCGGAACTCGTCGCCGACTACCGGACGGCGGCGCTCGCGCGGGCGAACGAGAACCCCGTCGGCTCGGGACTGTTCGCGTTCGAGAGCCGGACGGACGACGGGATCGCCCTCGAACCGTTCGACGATCACGCCCTGCTCGACGGACGGTCGGAGCTTCTCGCGGAGTTTCCGGCCTACGACGGTCTCGAGTTCGTCGTCGAACCGAGTGCGGGGACGGCAGTCGAGAGCCTCGAAAACGGCGACCTCGACCTCGTGGGTAGCCCGCTCCCGCCCGGCGAGTTCGAGCGCCTCGGCGACGACGTCACCCCGCTTTCGGCACCCACGCGGACGTTCTACGTCATCGGCTACAACCTCCGCCACCCCGAACTGAGCAACCACCGGTTCCGGCGCATCGTCTCGCGGCTGGTCGACCGGGAGTACGTGGCCGAGGAGTTCTCGCTGGGCCACGCCCGGCCGGCGGCGACCCACAGCGCCGTCGTCGGCGTCGAACCCGACACCTGGGAGTTTCCCCAGTCGGCCGGCGTCGCGACGTTTCCCGGCTCTGACGGGCGCGTCGACGTCGATCTGGTCCGGTCGCTGTTCGAGGAGGCCGGCTACCGGTACGACGACGACGGCTCGCTGCTCGTCTGA